One Hevea brasiliensis isolate MT/VB/25A 57/8 chromosome 5, ASM3005281v1, whole genome shotgun sequence genomic region harbors:
- the LOC110656918 gene encoding probable LRR receptor-like serine/threonine-protein kinase RKF3 yields MKILLSFKILFRPIPTLTCCPFATCQNRPLIEDELLQVKVMVSNSHEGLSQKSWFPNLSLDMSLFPSTFFPLVLVLAFSNFCTSSAIRYKISNRNLTESSCPLNFDVLLQLAAEAQIRPALIDVPTQCLYIQKGILFVRSEYLRTNGYFVPPPDTYQACWESYRSLVGDFLHGFDIQSTCGYHPEWISDTYINITTQEQFESLFPRSELQELRLSCNQSLENGFVCQSCIHKLSSIQKLSLQGPETENASISSDYLFMYAAAFSNKLGPSDQATAKCLFRLEFSMQLNSNEKRLSLISGVVLGCIIGVLGASIAAWLFWMLHKKCGKEREKNNSGNKDETSLDLGLGLRTRSPNLVKFKIGEIRTATTNFSRHNIIGKGSYGNVYKGMLADGSELAFKRFKNCSASGDAIFAHEVEIIASVKHVNLVALRGYCTATVPMEGHQRIIVCDLMHNGSLYDYLFGSGMKKLSWPIRQNIALGTARGLAYLHYGVQPAIIHRDIKASNILLDETFEAKVADFGLARFNSQGMSHLSTRVAGSLGYVAPEYALYGKLTERSDVYSFGVVLLELLSGRKAYENDEEKVSLLTDWAWTLVKEGRALDVIEENMPEMGSPEVMELYVHIAVICAHPVLFARPTMYQIVKLLETNLQLVPSTLAAYVGGSNSGLSSLCPSYMSCSSITSDDQNLDNKDTPGSFTLTVLK; encoded by the coding sequence ATGAAGattcttctctcttttaaaattttgtttagaCCCATTCCAACTCTCACTTGCTGCCCATTCGCTACCTGCCAAAACCGGCCACTGATTGAAGATGAATTGCTTCAGGTTAAAGTTATGGTTTCCAATTCTCATGAAGGGCTAAGCCAAAAATCATGGTTTCCAAACCTTAGCTTAGACATGTCCCTCTTTCCATCCACTTTCTTTCCATTAGTGTTAGTTTTAGCATTTTCCAACTTCTGTACCTCATCTGCTATTCGCTACAAAATCTCAAATAGAAACCTTACTGAATCTTCCTGTCCATTGAACTTCGATGTTCTTCTACAACTCGCCGCTGAAGCTCAAATAAGGCCTGCTCTTATCGATGTGCCTACTCAATGTCTGTACATTCAGAAGGGAATTCTTTTCGTTCGATCAGAATACCTTCGAACCAATGGGTACTTTGTTCCCCCTCCTGACACTTATCAGGCATGCTGGGAATCATATAGGAGCTTAGTTGGAGATTTCTTACACGGTTTTGATATCCAATCCACTTGTGGGTATCATCCTGAATGGATTTCAGACACTTATATCAACATTACAACTCAGGAACAGTTTGAGAGCCTATTTCCCAGGTCCGAATTACAGGAACTGAGGCTTTCTTGTAATCAGTCTTTGGAAAATGGCTTTGTTTGTCAATCTTGTATCCACAAGTTGTCGAGTATTCAGAAACTGTCCCTCCAGGGTCCTGAAACTGAGAATGCTTCAATTTCTTCTGATTACTTGTTTATGTACGCGGCTGCTTTTAGCAATAAACTTGGACCGAGCGATCAAGCAACAGCGAAATGCTTGTTCAGGCTTGAATTTTCTATGCAGTTGAACTCCAATGAGAAGCGCCTGTCTTTAATTTCTGGTGTTGTTTTAGGTTGCATTATTGGGGTCTTGGGGGCTTCAATTGCAGCGTGGTTGTTCTGGATGCTGCACAAGAAATGTGGAAAGGAAAGGGAAAAGAACAATTCTGGTAATAAAGATGAGACTAGTTTGGACCTTGGATTAGGACTGCGAACTAGAAGTCCCAATTTAGTCAAGTTTAAAATCGGTGAAATCAGGACTGCTACAACGAATTTCTCAAGACATAATATTATTGGGAAGGGAAGTTATGGGAATGTTTACAAGGGGATGTTAGCTGATGGATCTGAACTTGCATTCAAGAGATTCAAGAACTGTTCTGCTTCTGGTGATGCAATCTTTGCACATGAAGTGGAAATCATCGCAAGTGTTAAGCATGTCAATCTTGTTGCTTTAAGAGGCTACTGTACTGCAACAGTTCCTATGGAAGGTCACCAACGAATTATTGTCTGTGATCTAATGCATAATGGAAGCCTCTATGACTATCTGTTCGGATCAGGAATGAAGAAGCTAAGCTGGCCAATTCGTCAGAATATTGCCCTGGGAACAGCTCGCGGATTGGCTTATCTACACTATGGGGTGCAACCTGCAATCATACATAGAGATATAAAGGCTAGTAATATACTTCTGGATGAGACATTTGAGGCAAAGGTAGCAGATTTTGGCCTCGCAAGGTTCAATTCACAAGGAATGTCACATTTGAGCACCAGGGTAGCAGGGTCTCTTGGCTATGTTGCTCCAGAATATGCCTTATACGGCAAGTTAACCGAAAGAAGCGATGTTTACAGCTTCGGCGTTGTGCTTCTTGAGCTCCTGAGTGGAAGAAAAGCATATGAAAACGACGAAGAAAAAGTTTCTCTATTGACAGATTGGGCATGGACGCTTGTGAAGGAAGGCAGAGCATTGGATGTCATCGAAGAAAACATGCCTGAAATGGGATCCCCGGAAGTGATGGAGCTATATGTTCACATAGCTGTTATCTGTGCTCATCCAGTATTATTTGCCAGGCCAACAATGTATCAGATTGTGAAGCTACTGGAAACCAATCTGCAGCTGGTTCCCTCAACTCTTGCAGCTTATGTTGGTGGTTCTAACAGTGGGCTTAGCTCTCTCTGCCCAAGTTATATGTCCTGTTCTTCCATCACAAGTGACGATCAAAATTTGGACAATAAGGATACACCGGGAAGCTTCACACTGACAGTTCTCAAGTGA